GCCAGCAGCGCGAGCACGACCAGCGTCGCCGCGATGCCGAGCAGCATCGACAGTCCGAGCGCAGCCGAGCCGGCCTTCCACCACAGCAATGCGGCCAGTCCGGCGAAGCCGGCGACGGTCACCAGCCACGCGCTCGGCTCGGTCGGGTCGAGGTCGCGCCGCAGCACGCGCAGTGCCGGCACGCGCCGCAGCGCCAGTACGGGCGGTGCGCCGAAAGCGAGCAGCACGATCAGGCCGACGCCATACCCTTGCAATGCCGGCAGCAGGCCCGCCGGCGGAATCGACAGTTTCAGCGCCTGCTCCAGCCAGCCGCCGATCAGCCATTGCAGGCCGAAGGCGAGCAGGACACCCACCGTGCTGGCGATCAGGCCCAGCATCACCAGCTCGCCGACTTGGATGGCGACCAGCGTGCGCTGGCTCGCGCCGAGGCAGCGCATCACCGCCGTGCCGGACAGATGACGCTCGCTGTGCCGGCGCGCCGCCATCGCCACCGCGACCGCCGCCAGCACCACCGATACCAGCGCGGCCAGGCCCAGGAACCGGCCGGCGCGATCGAGCGCGGAGCGGATCTCCGGACGCGCATCGGCAATGGTTTCCAGGCGCTGGCCACGGCCGAGCGCCGGGCGCGCACGCGCAACGAAGCGCTCGACTGCAGCCGCGGGTCCGGCGACGACGAGGCGGTAGCGGATGCGGCTGCCTTCCTGCACCAGACCGGTCGACGGCACATCGCCCAGGTTGAGGAACACCTTGGGTGCGACGTTGAAATAGTCCAGTGCCGCGTCCGGTTCCTGCATCACCAGTGCGGCCAGCTTGAAGCGGGTATCACCGATGGCGATGTCGTCGCCGAGCCGGGCACCGAGCGTGTCGGCACCGGCGCGACTCATCCAGACGGTGCCCTTGGCAGGCACCGCACCGGCATCGCGCTCGACGCCACTGGCGTCGGCGATGCGGAAGCTGCCACGCAGCGGGAATCCTTCGCCGAGACCGCGCAGGTCACCCAGCTGCAGGCGCTCGCCGACGCGGATCATGGTCTGCAGCTCCTGCGTCTGCGTGCGCTGCAGTTGCGGGTCGTCGGCCGCCTCGCGCACCACGCCGGTGATCGGCGTGTCCGCGCGCACCACGGCGTCGCCGCCCAGCAGCCGGTTGGCTTCGATCGCCAGCGCGCGTTCGGCGCGGTCGGTGACGAAACCGACCGCGGTCACGGCCAGCACCGCCAGCACCAGCGCCGCGATCAGGATGCGGACGTCGCCGGCGGCGAGGTCACGCCGCAGTTGCCGCCAGGCCAGTCCAATCTGCCTCATGACGCCACCAGCCGGCCGCTGTCCAGGCGCAGCATGCGGCTGCAGCGCGAGGCCAGGTGCTCGTCGTGGGTGACCAGCACCAGCGTCGTGCCGGCGTCGGCATTGAGTTCGAACAGCAACTCGATGATGGCCTGCCCGGTATGGGTGTCGAGGTTGCCGGTGGGCTCATCGGCGAACAGCAATGCCGGCCGGGTGACGAACGCGCGCGCCAGTGCAACGCGCTGCTGCTCACCGCCGGAGAGCTGGCGCGGGTAGTGGCCCAGGCGCTGCGCCAGGCCGACCTTTTCCAGGATCGTGCGCGCGGCCGATTCGACCTCGCGATCACCGCGCAATTCCAGCGGCAGCATCACGTTCTCGATGGCGGTGAGCGAGGGCAGCAGCTGGAAGTTCTGGAAGACGAAGCCGACCTTCTCGCCGCGCACGCGGGCGCGACCGTCCTCGTCGAGCGTGGAAAGCACTTCGCCGTCGAGGCTCACGCGTCCGCTGCTCGGCGTGTCGAGGCCGGCCAGCAGCGACAGGAGCGTGCTCTTGCCGGAACCGGACGCTCCCACTATCGCCACCGTGTCGCCGCGGCCGATCTCGAAGCCGACATCGTCGAGGATGACCAGCTCGCCCGAGGACAGCATCACGCGCTTGCCCAGGCCTTCGACCTGAAGCGTGGCCGAAGCCGTGGCCGGTGGAGTGGCGCGCAGTTCACGTGAATCGGCCATGATCGTCTCTATGCTTGAAGGGGAAATCACTTTTTCAGCCGGAGCCCGGGTCACGATGTTCACCAAGACATTCGCTGCGATGAAACAAGGATATGCGGCATCGTATCGGCGCGTTCAATGTGCCATCGGATGGGGTGCCGCCCTGGCGCTGGCGCTGGCCCTTGCGACGCCAGCATTGGCACAGTCCACGGCGCGCGCGACGCCGGCGGAGCCGTCGCGCACGGTGCTGGTAATGGGCGATTCACTCTCGGCCGGCTATGGCCTGGCCGCATCGCAGGGCTGGGTGGCGCTGACGGCCGACCGGATCGCAAAGGACCGGCCGCGCTGGCGCGTCGTCAATGCCAGCATCAGCGGCGAGACCACGGCCGGCGGGGCGGCGCGCATTGCCGGCGAGATCAAGCGCACGAAGCCGGCAGTGGTGGTGATCGAGCTGGGCGCCAATGATGGTTTGCGCGGCCTGCCACTGGCGCAGTCGCGCGCGAACCTGGAACGCATGGTTCGCGCATCGAAGGACGCAGGCGCGAAGGTGCTGCTGATCGGCATGCGCATGCCGCCCAACCTCGGCCGCGAATACACGCAGGGCTTCGCTGACAACTACAGTGCGCTGGCCAGGCAGTACAGCGTCGCGCTGCTGCCGTTCCTGCTGGAACCGATCGCACTGGACCGCAATGCATTCCAGGCCGACAACCTGCATCCGGTGGCGAGCGCGCAGCCGAAGCTGCGTGACCACGTGTGGACGCAGCTGGGACCGTTGTTGAAGTAGAGGGGTTTGCTCATCCCGGCGCCCGCCGGGGTTGTGTTCAGAGCTTCAGCACGCCCTTCTCGATGATGGCCTTGCCATCCAGCGTGACCGTGCTGCCGGGCAGGAACGCGATGACGCCATAGGGCACCGAGTTGTCGCCGCCGGCCCAGGTGTTGCTGCCGGTGCCCACGGTGACTGCGCCTGCAGGCACCCAGGTGCCGACCGTGCTGCTGGCAGGCAGCGTGACATTCGGATTGATGCCGAAGTCGACGAAGGCGAACTGGTCCTTGCGTGGGTCTTCGACCGCGTCGTATTCGGCCTTGAAGTCGCCATAGCCCGGGCCGTCGCCGGTCATCGACGTGATCTTGCCGCCGTCGATGGTCAGGGTCAGGTTGTCGATGGGCTTGCCGCGGAAGTAGGTGCGCGTGTGCACCACCTTGCCCTGGGCCGAACCGGGTACCGGCGTGGTGTACACCTCGCCGGCCGGCAGGAACGCCGCCAGCGAGGGGCCGCCCGCCTTCTGGTCGTCAGGCGAAATGATGCCGTCGCTGACCAGCACGCGGCGATCCTTCACCTGCAGCTTCAGGTCGGTGCCGTTGGGGTTGGTGATGTGGAGCTCGTTGCCCGCCGAGATCGCCGCCTTGATCTGCTCGCCCCGGGTCTGCAGCTGCGCATAGTCGATGTTGAGTCCCTTCCAGAACGCATCGGCCAATTGCGCCTCGGTCATGCCGTAGCGTTCGGCGCGCCACGGTGTCGGATACAGGTTGTTGCCGACTTCCACGATCCGCACGCCTTCGTTGAGGAAGGCCTGGCTGACCGCCTCGTCGGCCTTGCCGCGCGCGGCCATGCGCTTGGGGTCGGCGCCTTCGAACAGGTTTTCACTGGTGCCGTTGTTGAGGCCGATCGCGACGTCGGCGATGTCGGCCAGCTCCAGGCCGAGCTTGTCGGTCTGCGAGTCGTACTTGTCCGACACGTCGAAGAACATCCGTCGCGACATGCGGTCGCTGCCATAGGTCACCAGCGGGAAGGCGCCGAGCTTGCGCACCTGCACGGCGATGTTCTCGATCAGTTCGGCGTCCTGCGGGCGACCGCTCACCAGCACGACCTCGCCTTCCTTGACCGCGGCAGATTGCGTCACCAGGCGTTCGGCAAGTTGCTCGAGCTCGGTGGCCGAAGGCCTGGGCACGGCCGTCGCCGTGGCGGCGGCAGGCGCGGTAGCGGTACCCGCTGCAGCGGCCGGCGCATTGGCGGCCTCGTTGCCGGACTGTTTCTGGCAGGCGGCGAGCGCGGTGCAGACGGCGACCGCGAGCGCGGCCGTGACGAGGGAACGGTTCATGGCGGGCCTCGCATGCCCCGGGTGGAGGCCGGGCTGGGAAAGCCAACGCCAACCGCCGGGGTCAACGGTCACCGTACGTCGGCAACCGTCCGTCGGCAACGGCCGTCAGGCAGGGTGTCCTTGGTCGTGGTGCAGCATGCGTCCGCCCCATTGCCATGCCAGCGACAGGCCCAGGCAGACCAGCAGCAGGCCGCCCCACCCGGCCGCCTGCGGCGACGGTTGCGGCCACAGGGCGGCGAAGGCCGACGCCCAGCCGGCGCCGTAGATCGCCACCGCACCGACCGCGGCCATGGCCAGCACCGCGATCAGGATCCGCAGCAGCCAGCCTTCGACCCGCTCGCCGAGGGTCTGCGCAGCCTCGACCCGACGCACGATCTGGGCGGCCAGGTCGTACGGCACCGGCTCCATCGCCGGGGCCCGCAGCGCGCGGGCAATCAGCCGGTACTCGCCAATTCGCGGATCGGCGGGATCGAGCGGAACGCCGCGTCGCTCCTGTTCCATGGCGCGCTCCTGTGCCTGCCACTCGCGCTCCAGGCGCTGGGACTCGGCGGGGAGGCGGTGGTTGCCCAGGGGCTTGCGGTCGTCGGGGGTGTTCATGCGATGGCTCCCATCCGGGCCTGCAGGCGTTCGCGCAGGCGCGCCCGGCTCCGGAACAGATGGCTCTTGATCGTGCCTTCGGCGAGACCGGTGATCCGGGCGATCTCGACGATGGGCACTTCATCCAGGTGATACAGCGTCAGCAGGGTTCGCTGCAAGGGCGGCAGCGCCTCGATTTCCTCGTGCAGGCCGGCGGCGATCTCGGCGTCGGCGCAGGCGCCCTCGAGGTCGAAACCGTCGCTGACCTGATCCAGCAGCGAGAGGCCGTCGTCGTCATCGCCGCTGTCGGCAATGGCGATCCGGCGCTTCTCCAGGTGCCGCTTGGCCACCGAATAGGCGACCTGGCCGATCCACGACTTCAGCGCGCTCTCGCCGCGGTACTGGTGCAGGCACTGGTGCACGCGCAGGAAGGCTTCCTGGCACAGCTCGCGGGTGTCCTCGGGCTGGCGGACCATGCGCTGGATGATGTGCCAGCACAGGCCCTGGTACTCGCGCACGAGCCGTTCGAACGCGCCGGGCACGTTGCCCAGCACGTCCTCGACCAGCTTGCGGTCGTCCGGTGTCACAGCAATCCACCCGTCATGGCTATGTGGATACGCGCAGGGCCGGGATGGTTGCAATCGATTTGCGCCCGGGCAGGTGCAACCGGTCCCGGCCTGGCCGTATCTGATGGCCTGAACCCGGAGCCTTTCCTGGTCAACCACGTCCCGACCACCGAGCCAAGAGAGCCGCCATGAATTTCGAGCTGCTGATCCCGATCACCCTGTTCATCTGCGTCACCTACGCCATCAAGGTCGTGGTCGATGCCCGCACCCGCGCCAAACTCATCGCCGGCAACGGCTCGGAAGAGCTGATCCGCACGATGGTCCAGGCCGAAGCGCAGCAGCGCCGCCACACCTCGCTGCGCTGGGGCATCCTGTTCGTCGCTCTGGGCCTGGGCTTCGCCCTGATCGAAGCCTTCGGCTGGCGCGAGATCACCCCCGGCGTGGTCGCCGTGCTGCTGGGCATGACCGGCCTGGGCAACCTGCTGTCGTACGCGGCAGCGCGCAAGCTGGGTTGATCGGCGGCAGCGTGACCGCGCAGTGCGGGACGTGGCTGCCTGATCGCTGAAAAGCAAAAGGCGAAGCATCGCTTCGCCCTTTGCTCACCTCACCCATGCCCTCACCCCGGCCCTCTCCCGCCCTGCGGGAGAGGGAGCAAGGTGTTACTTGCGGTCGCCCGCGGTCGCGTCACGCGCCGCGCGGAACTCCGATGCGGAATCCCAGTTCGGCCAGCGGTCCGAATCGGCCAGGTCGTGGCCGACCGTGTACAGCAGCTGCAGGTCGCGCGCCATGCCGGCGAAGGTCCAGCTCGCTTCCCACTGGTCGGCCGGCTGGTGGTAGCGGTCGGCGACGTATTCGTCTTCGATCTTCTTGCCCGCTGCCAGGCCGCCGTGGACCAGGTCGTTGCCGGAACCGAACGAGATCGCCGGTACGCCGCGCTTGGCAAACGGGAAGTGATCGGAGCGGAAGAAGTGGCCGGCTTCCGGCTTCGGATCAGTCACGTAGCTCAGGTTCCACTGCTGGGCCGTGGTCACCAGCTGGTCGAGCAGCTCCTGCTTGGCGCTGCCGGAGGTGGTGAAGTTGCGCGCCAGGCCGTGCGGGTCGAGTGCGTCCATGTTGATCACGGCCACGGTCTTGCCCAGCGGGTACAGCGGCTTGGAGGCGTAGTACTCCGAACCGAGCAGGCCCTTCTCTTCGGCGGTCACGGCCAGGAACACGATCGAGCGATCCGGTGCCGGGGCCTTGGCGAAGCCGCGCGCCAGTTCGAGCATCGCTGCGATGCCGGTGGCGTTGTCGACGGCGCCGTTG
Above is a genomic segment from Lysobacter sp. S4-A87 containing:
- a CDS encoding FtsX-like permease family protein; amino-acid sequence: MRQIGLAWRQLRRDLAAGDVRILIAALVLAVLAVTAVGFVTDRAERALAIEANRLLGGDAVVRADTPITGVVREAADDPQLQRTQTQELQTMIRVGERLQLGDLRGLGEGFPLRGSFRIADASGVERDAGAVPAKGTVWMSRAGADTLGARLGDDIAIGDTRFKLAALVMQEPDAALDYFNVAPKVFLNLGDVPSTGLVQEGSRIRYRLVVAGPAAAVERFVARARPALGRGQRLETIADARPEIRSALDRAGRFLGLAALVSVVLAAVAVAMAARRHSERHLSGTAVMRCLGASQRTLVAIQVGELVMLGLIASTVGVLLAFGLQWLIGGWLEQALKLSIPPAGLLPALQGYGVGLIVLLAFGAPPVLALRRVPALRVLRRDLDPTEPSAWLVTVAGFAGLAALLWWKAGSAALGLSMLLGIAATLVVLALLAWLLILVVRRVRSRLRGSLRYGLANVSRRAGASIAQVSALGLGLMALLLLTFVRTDLLDRWQLSLSADAPNRFIINVQDDQVADVRAFIARQGIAEPVLYPMIRGRLVSHNGKAVTGADYEAQGERAQRLAEREFNLSVSDQLREDNRITSGTFWGKRRPANPEVSVEEDFAERLGWKIGDRIAFDIAGQPFEAKITSLRSVDWESFRPNFFVVASPGSLDGFPASHITAVSVPPARTRFTADLVERFPNLSVIDIDAVLKQVRSTADQVSTVVEVVFVFSLAAGLLVLMAAVSASQDERLLEGGVMRAIGGSRRQLRLAQASEFAAIGLLSGLTAAIAASVLAGVIATRVFDLPWKTDWRLAAAGAAIGVLAALLAGMFATRRVLDAPPSVTLRELQD
- a CDS encoding ABC transporter ATP-binding protein — encoded protein: MLSSGELVILDDVGFEIGRGDTVAIVGASGSGKSTLLSLLAGLDTPSSGRVSLDGEVLSTLDEDGRARVRGEKVGFVFQNFQLLPSLTAIENVMLPLELRGDREVESAARTILEKVGLAQRLGHYPRQLSGGEQQRVALARAFVTRPALLFADEPTGNLDTHTGQAIIELLFELNADAGTTLVLVTHDEHLASRCSRMLRLDSGRLVAS
- a CDS encoding arylesterase, whose translation is MAEAVAGGVARSSRESAMIVSMLEGEITFSAGARVTMFTKTFAAMKQGYAASYRRVQCAIGWGAALALALALATPALAQSTARATPAEPSRTVLVMGDSLSAGYGLAASQGWVALTADRIAKDRPRWRVVNASISGETTAGGAARIAGEIKRTKPAVVVIELGANDGLRGLPLAQSRANLERMVRASKDAGAKVLLIGMRMPPNLGREYTQGFADNYSALARQYSVALLPFLLEPIALDRNAFQADNLHPVASAQPKLRDHVWTQLGPLLK
- a CDS encoding aminopeptidase, translating into MNRSLVTAALAVAVCTALAACQKQSGNEAANAPAAAAGTATAPAAATATAVPRPSATELEQLAERLVTQSAAVKEGEVVLVSGRPQDAELIENIAVQVRKLGAFPLVTYGSDRMSRRMFFDVSDKYDSQTDKLGLELADIADVAIGLNNGTSENLFEGADPKRMAARGKADEAVSQAFLNEGVRIVEVGNNLYPTPWRAERYGMTEAQLADAFWKGLNIDYAQLQTRGEQIKAAISAGNELHITNPNGTDLKLQVKDRRVLVSDGIISPDDQKAGGPSLAAFLPAGEVYTTPVPGSAQGKVVHTRTYFRGKPIDNLTLTIDGGKITSMTGDGPGYGDFKAEYDAVEDPRKDQFAFVDFGINPNVTLPASSTVGTWVPAGAVTVGTGSNTWAGGDNSVPYGVIAFLPGSTVTLDGKAIIEKGVLKL
- a CDS encoding sigma-70 family RNA polymerase sigma factor, translated to MTPDDRKLVEDVLGNVPGAFERLVREYQGLCWHIIQRMVRQPEDTRELCQEAFLRVHQCLHQYRGESALKSWIGQVAYSVAKRHLEKRRIAIADSGDDDDGLSLLDQVSDGFDLEGACADAEIAAGLHEEIEALPPLQRTLLTLYHLDEVPIVEIARITGLAEGTIKSHLFRSRARLRERLQARMGAIA
- a CDS encoding DUF6249 domain-containing protein, coding for MNFELLIPITLFICVTYAIKVVVDARTRAKLIAGNGSEELIRTMVQAEAQQRRHTSLRWGILFVALGLGFALIEAFGWREITPGVVAVLLGMTGLGNLLSYAAARKLG